The sequence below is a genomic window from Brevibacillus agri.
GGCCAAGCTGTCTGAAGTGTTGGCGAACGAGGAGTTCCGCACGATTCTGGAAGTGCTGGAGACGGACATCGGGGAAGACTTCGACATCGAAAACTGCGCGTTTGACAAAGTCATCATCATGTCCGATGCGGACGTCGACGGCTCCCACATCCAGACGCTTTTGCTTACGTTTTTCTTCCGCTACATGCGCCCGATGATCGCCGCCGGTCATCTGTACATCGCCCAGCCGCCTTTGTACCAGGTGAAAAAACAGGTGAAGGGCAAGCAGACGGAGTCGATCTACTGTTGGAGCGACCACGAGCTGGAGCAGGCGTTAAAACGGGTCGGACGCGGCGCAGAAGTACAGCGCTACAAAGGCTTGGGCGAGATGAACGCCGATCAGTTGTGGGAAACTACGATGAACCCGGAGACGCGAAAACTCATTAAAGTCGAGCTAGAAGACCTCGCTCACTGTGAAAAGCTCGTGACGGTTCTGATGGGGGACAAAGTGCCTCCGCGTCGCGAGTGGATCGAGAACCACGTTACCTTTGAAGTGGGAGAGGATGAATAAACATGTTGTCCAATCAGATCATTAACCAGAGCTTCGCGGAAATCATGGGCAAGCGGTTTGGGGATTACGCCAACCTGGTTATCCTCTCCCGCGCGATTCCCGACGCCCGCGATGGCCTGAAGCCAGTGCAGCGCCGGATTTTGTACGCGATGTACCAGGAAGGCAATACGCACGACAAGCCGTACCGCAAATCGGCCAAAACAGTCGGGTACGTCATGGGTACGTACCATCCGCACGGCGACTCGGCGATTTACGAAACGATGGTGCGCATGGCGCAATGGTGGAAAATGCGCCAGGTGCTCATTCAGGGACACGGCAACTTCGGAAGCCTCGACGCCGACCCGCCAGCGGCGATGCGTTACACGGAGTCGAGACTGTCCGCGCTCGCTAACGAGCTTTTGCGCGATATTGAAAAAGATACGGTCATCTTCATCCCGAACTACGACAACTCGGCGCAGCAGCCGGCCGTGTTGCCGTCGCGCTTTCCAAACTTGCTGGTGAACGGCGCTACCGGGATTGCCGTCGGCTTTGCCACCGATATTCCTACCCACAACCTGGGCGAAGTCATTGACGCGGCGATCGCGCAGATGAAAAATCCGAACATCTCGCTCGACGAACTGATGAAGCACGTCAAAGGCCCGGATTTTCCGACCGGGGGCATCGTCCAAGGGGTGTCGGGTATTCGCAAGGCGTTTGAGACAGGCCGCGGCCAGTTCATCATTCGCGCGAAGACCCACATGGAAGAGCCAAAGGGCGGGAAAGTGAAAAAGATCGTCATTTCGGAAATTCCTTTCGAAGTGGTCAAGTCCAAGCTGGTCGCGCAAATAGACGAGCTGGTGATGGACCGCAAAATCGAAGGCGCGATGGCCGTCCGCGACGAGACAGGGCGCAAGGAAGCGGAAATGAACAAGGTCCGCATCGTCGTCGACATTCGCAAGGAAGCAGATGAGCAGGCGATTCTGAATTACTTGTACAAAAACACCGACCTGCAAATTTACTACAACTACAACATGAACGTGATCCACGAAGGAACCATCCGCCAGATGGGACTTAAAGCGCTGCTCGGCGCGTATATCGACCACCAGAAAGAAGTCGTGACGAATCGCTGCAACTACGACCTTGAGCGCAAGAGCAAACGCAAGCACATCGTTGAGGGGTTGATTCGCGCCAAATCCATTTTGCGCGAAATCGTCGATACGATTATGGATTCCGAAGACCGGTCCGACGCCAAGAAAAACATCATGGAGAAGTACGGCTTCACGGATGAGCAGGCCGATGCGATTTTGAGCATCCAGCTCGCCTCCCTGACCCGGCTGGACATCGTCAAGCTGGAAAAAGAGCTTTCGACTTTGGCCAAAGAGATCGAGGAGCTTGAAGCGATTCTCGCCAGTGAGAAAAAGCTGATTCAGGTCATCACAAGCGAGCTGAACGAAATCAAGAAAAAGTACGCCGAAGAGCGCCTGACCGAAATCCAGGGAGAGATCGAGGAAATCAAGATCGACATCGCGATGCAGATCAATGCGGAAGACTGCATCGTCACGCTCACCAACGAAGGATACATCAAGCGGACGAGTCCGCGCTCCTTCAAGTCAGTGGGCGGAACCCTGGAAACGTGCGGGGTCAAGGAAGGGGACAAGGTTCGCTACTTCGTGGAGACGAATACGTCCCATACCGCCTTGTTTTTCACGCAGGACGGGAAGTATTTCGCCACGCTCGTCAATGCTTTCCCGGACGACAAGTGGAAGGACATCGGCTCCGCGCTGGTCAACGTCATCCCGCTGGAAAAAAATCAGCGCATCGTCGGCTTTACGATCGTGGAAAACTTCAAGCAGCCGCTGTTTGTTTACCACGTCAGCAAAAACGGGCTGATTAAAAAGACCGCGCTGTCCGAGTACGAGACCAATCGTTCGAGCGCGTTGGTGGCTGCCAAGCTGAAATCAGAAGATGACGAATTTGTGCATGTATTTGTGACAGGCGAAGCAGGCGGCATTTTAGGGGCGACCCGAGACGGCATGGGCATTCGCTTCCCGCAGGGAGAAGTCAGCCCGACCGGCCGCGCTTCCAGTGGCGTTAAGGCGATTACGCTCGCGCCTGACGATGCGGTCGTCACCATGCTCCCGATTGAGGAAGAGGACAGCCGCGCCTTCACGCTATTGACAGCCGAAGGTGTGGTCAAGCGGACAGCGATTGCGGCCATTCCGCTGCAAGGCCGGGCCGGAAAAGGCGTACAGCTTATTCGCAAGCGCAAAAACCACCCGCACCAGCTTGCGGCAGTGTTCATCGACGAGACGGTGTACGCGTGGACGGCGCAAAACGAATGGACGCTGGTCGACACGAGCCTGGTCAACGTCAACGAGCAGGGCGGAATTGGTCGCCACCTGGTAGAAGGCGGCGTCAAATCCGTTGTGTTCGAAACCGTCCTGCCGACAGAGGAAGCAAAAGAAGAACCAGCAAAAGGCTCTGGAGAGGGCGAATCCGCGAGTGTGCAACCGAAGTCGACAGCGGCGCCTGTCACTTTGTTCGATCTCGAACCTGGCGAAGAGAAGGAATGATGGAAAATGGCAACTCCGTTTGAAGCTTTTGTATCCCCATTGAGCTGGCAGCAGGTGTCGCTTTTGCTCGATACCGTCCTGTATTTTGAAGACGCGCCCAAGCTGCTTTCGCTTCCGCAGGAGGAAGGCCCGAGCGTGCCTGTTCCGGTGACGGCAGACACGCTGAAAAAGATGCTGGCGAGTCTCGATGAGAACGACGCTTTTGAGCGCAAGCCATTCGCGCTTCGCTGGGAAGGCGGCGAGGATGCGGACAGCGGCCACCTCATCGTGCAACTGCCGAACAACGAAACCGTGAGACAACCCGCCGTCCTGTCGGCGTTCTCGCCTGTGTAGGCAAAAAGAGCGGATGAAGCAAACGCTTTGGCTCTCGTCCAGGCACCTGTACATGTTTTTTGTACAAGTGCCTGGACGTGCCAAAGCGTTTTTTTACGTTTTCTTACAGTTCAAAGGATTGCCAAAAGATTGGCAGATATGATACAGTTTGAACACTTCCGTTTTTTATAAGACAGATTGTAATATCAAGTGCGACACCTAGATAAAAAAACGGCCCATGATTGATTCGTGTAAAATGAAGTCACGACAACACCATTTACACAGGAGAATCAATCATGAGTTATACACATCTTAGCATAACAGAGCGTAGTGAGCTAGCACTCCTTCATCGGTTGGGTTGGTCTGCCCGCGCCATTGCCAGAGAACTCAAACGGCATCATGCTACCATTGCCCGTGAGTTAAAACGGGGTTGTAAGGCAGGGGAATATCAGGCAGAAGCCGCGCAAGAGGTTTACGAGAAACGTCGCGAACGGTCTGTTCCCAGAGGCAAGCGGACTCCTGAACGTGAGCATTACATTGCCAGTAAGCTGGCGCAGACCTGGTCTCCCGAGCAGATTGCCGGACGGATGAGTCAGGAATGCCCCGAACAGAAAGTGTCGTTTAAAACGATGTATCGCTGGCTGTATCAGGGCTTTTTGGTTAAAGGAGATACCACCGTTCTGCGCCACAAAGGGAAACGCCGGAGACCAATCGAAACACGTGGTCGTTTCAACGTAGGAAAGTCCATTCGGCAGCGAC
It includes:
- the parC gene encoding DNA topoisomerase IV subunit A — translated: MLSNQIINQSFAEIMGKRFGDYANLVILSRAIPDARDGLKPVQRRILYAMYQEGNTHDKPYRKSAKTVGYVMGTYHPHGDSAIYETMVRMAQWWKMRQVLIQGHGNFGSLDADPPAAMRYTESRLSALANELLRDIEKDTVIFIPNYDNSAQQPAVLPSRFPNLLVNGATGIAVGFATDIPTHNLGEVIDAAIAQMKNPNISLDELMKHVKGPDFPTGGIVQGVSGIRKAFETGRGQFIIRAKTHMEEPKGGKVKKIVISEIPFEVVKSKLVAQIDELVMDRKIEGAMAVRDETGRKEAEMNKVRIVVDIRKEADEQAILNYLYKNTDLQIYYNYNMNVIHEGTIRQMGLKALLGAYIDHQKEVVTNRCNYDLERKSKRKHIVEGLIRAKSILREIVDTIMDSEDRSDAKKNIMEKYGFTDEQADAILSIQLASLTRLDIVKLEKELSTLAKEIEELEAILASEKKLIQVITSELNEIKKKYAEERLTEIQGEIEEIKIDIAMQINAEDCIVTLTNEGYIKRTSPRSFKSVGGTLETCGVKEGDKVRYFVETNTSHTALFFTQDGKYFATLVNAFPDDKWKDIGSALVNVIPLEKNQRIVGFTIVENFKQPLFVYHVSKNGLIKKTALSEYETNRSSALVAAKLKSEDDEFVHVFVTGEAGGILGATRDGMGIRFPQGEVSPTGRASSGVKAITLAPDDAVVTMLPIEEEDSRAFTLLTAEGVVKRTAIAAIPLQGRAGKGVQLIRKRKNHPHQLAAVFIDETVYAWTAQNEWTLVDTSLVNVNEQGGIGRHLVEGGVKSVVFETVLPTEEAKEEPAKGSGEGESASVQPKSTAAPVTLFDLEPGEEKE